One genomic region from Prunus persica cultivar Lovell chromosome G3, Prunus_persica_NCBIv2, whole genome shotgun sequence encodes:
- the LOC109947972 gene encoding acidic leucine-rich nuclear phosphoprotein 32 family member B-like, which translates to MEVTFVISLVHASQPSVEKLKEARLSVELDSSIFLLFRDPELFTIEIHHGGYFKKGKYVRGTAQWADNCNTDQLSVLDLYDVAESLGYNYIKVDYSYRPTTLGYVAIRGDLDVLEFVHEISASRVHDLYITEKPEPTLLENEASATVFNFQNLLQPQLVHVDVQDDANIADDADDETKEKDEEQQVDEEEDLTVDGEDDDEERLQFIDSDDEKTDEEQDKQKRAEDNK; encoded by the exons ATGGAGGTTACTTTTGTCATTTCGCTTGTCCACGCAAGTCAACCCAGTGTTGAAAAGTTAAAGGAGGCTAG GTTGTCGGTAGAATTGGATTCTTCTATCTTCTTGCTTTTCC GTGATCCAGAGTTATTTACTATTGAAATTCACCATGGGGGGTATTTTAAAAAGGGGAAGTATGTGAGAGGTACTGCCCAATGGGCAGACAACTGTAATACAGATCAGTTGTCTGTGCTAGACTTATACGATGTTGCTGAATCACTAGGATACAACTACATAAAAGTCGATTATAGCTACAGGCCCACAACATTAGGTTATGTGGCAATTCGAGGAGACTTGGATGTGCTTGAGTTTGTGCATGAGATATCTGCATCAAGGGTTCACGATTTGTACATCACAGAAAAGCCAGAACCCACCTTGTTAGAGAATGAAGCCTCTGCAACCGTATTTAACTTTCAGAATTTGCTTCAACCACAATTGGTACATGTAGATGTACAAGATGATGCGAACATTGCTGATGATGCGGATGATGAAACTAAAGAGAAAGATGAGGAGCAGCAGGTagatgaggaagaagactTAACTGTTGATGGAGAGGATGATGACGAAGAGCGCCTGCAGTTCATAGATAGTGACGACGAGAAAACAGATGAAGAACAAGACAAACAAAAGCGAGCAGAAGATAACAAGTGA
- the LOC18782995 gene encoding protein trichome birefringence-like 43 isoform X1, producing the protein MAASSIFSVALILFPLLYQIGGVVSQYWVREQVNNAGSGCDLFHGEWVYDRSYPLYISTDCPFILKEFDCQKNGRPDNEYLKYRWQPTSCDLPRFDGRSFLGRFRGKRILFVGDSLSMNQWQSLTCLLHKSVPEANYTLSKVGGVSTFKFPAYDVSIVLSRNAFLVDVVNESNGRVLMLDSIQNGSYWRTFDVLVFNTWHWWLHSGRKQPWAEVRYGVNNAHNDIDRMKAYEKALTTWARWVESSVDPSKTKVFFQGVSPDHMRSREWGDSAKSETCFGQTAPVLGTQYPGGSHPAQVILERVLRTMSKPVYLLNITTLSQLRKDGHPSFYGFGGRRSIDCTHWCLPGIPDSWNQILFAALFQR; encoded by the exons ATGGCTGCTTCTTCTATATTTTCTGTAGCATTAATATTATTTCCTCTGTTGTACCAGATAGGGGGTGTGGTGAGTCAATACTGGGTGAGGGAACAAGTAAACAATGCTGGGTCTGGGTGTGACCTTTTCCATGGAGAATGGGTGTACGATAGGTCCTACCCTCTCTACATTTCAACAGACTGTCCCTTCATTTTGAAGGAGTTTGATTGCCAAAAGAATGGTAGACCAGATAATGAGTATCTCAAGTACAGATGGCAGCCCACTTCATGCGATTTACCAAG GTTCGATGGAAGAAGCTTTTTGGGAAGATTTAGAGGGAAGCGCATCCTATTTGTAGGGGACTCATTGAGCATGAACCAATGGCAGTCTCTCACATGTTTGCTTCATAAATCAGTGCCAGAAGCCAACTACACCTTGTCCAAGGTTGGAGGTGTCTCCACATTCAAGTTTCCA GCATACGACGTTTCGATCGTTCTGTCCCGCAATGCCTTTCTGGTAGATGTTGTGAATGAGAGCAATGGGCGTGTTCTTATGCTTGACTCAATTCAAAATGGAAGTTATTGGAGAACCTTTGATGTCTTGGTCTTCAATACATGGCATTGGTGGCTTCATTCTGGAAGAAAACAACC GTGGGCAGAAGTTCGATATGGTGTGAATAATGCACACAACGACATTGATCGCATGAAGGCCTATGAGAAAGCTTTGACGACATGGGCTAGATGGGTGGAATCTAGTGTGGATCCTAGTAAAACGAAGGTCTTCTTCCAAGGTGTTTCTCCGGATCATATGAG GTCAAGAGAATGGGGTGATAGTGCAAAATCGGAGACCTGTTTTGGACAAACAGCACCAGTGCTAGGAACACAATATCCAGGAGGCTCACATCCAGCACAAGTTATTTTAGAAAGAGTGTTGCGCACAATGTCCAAGCCAGTTTACTTGCTCAACATAACAACACTGTCACAACTCAGGAAAGATGGTCACCCTTCCTTCTATGGTTTTGGTGGCCGCCGTAGCATAGATTGCACCCACTGGTGTCTTCCCGGCATTCCGGATAGTTGGAATCAAATTCTTTTTGCTGCACTCTTCCAAAGATGA
- the LOC18782995 gene encoding protein trichome birefringence-like 43 isoform X2 codes for MAASSIFSVALILFPLLYQIGGVVSQYWVREQVNNAGSGCDLFHGEWVYDRSYPLYISTDCPFILKEFDCQKNGRPDNEYLKYRWQPTSCDLPRFDGRSFLGRFRGKRILFVGDSLSMNQWQSLTCLLHKSVPEANYTLSKVGGVSTFKFPAYDVSIVLSRNAFLVDVVNESNGRVLMLDSIQNGSYWRTFDVLVFNTWHWWLHSGRKQPWAEVRYGVNNAHNDIDRMKAYEKALTTWARWVESSVDPSKTKVFFQGVSPDHMSQKLDNRWIVQDFLIRGSWRSHVACNHWAMWAGGSNSKKKIENQLLTSC; via the exons ATGGCTGCTTCTTCTATATTTTCTGTAGCATTAATATTATTTCCTCTGTTGTACCAGATAGGGGGTGTGGTGAGTCAATACTGGGTGAGGGAACAAGTAAACAATGCTGGGTCTGGGTGTGACCTTTTCCATGGAGAATGGGTGTACGATAGGTCCTACCCTCTCTACATTTCAACAGACTGTCCCTTCATTTTGAAGGAGTTTGATTGCCAAAAGAATGGTAGACCAGATAATGAGTATCTCAAGTACAGATGGCAGCCCACTTCATGCGATTTACCAAG GTTCGATGGAAGAAGCTTTTTGGGAAGATTTAGAGGGAAGCGCATCCTATTTGTAGGGGACTCATTGAGCATGAACCAATGGCAGTCTCTCACATGTTTGCTTCATAAATCAGTGCCAGAAGCCAACTACACCTTGTCCAAGGTTGGAGGTGTCTCCACATTCAAGTTTCCA GCATACGACGTTTCGATCGTTCTGTCCCGCAATGCCTTTCTGGTAGATGTTGTGAATGAGAGCAATGGGCGTGTTCTTATGCTTGACTCAATTCAAAATGGAAGTTATTGGAGAACCTTTGATGTCTTGGTCTTCAATACATGGCATTGGTGGCTTCATTCTGGAAGAAAACAACC GTGGGCAGAAGTTCGATATGGTGTGAATAATGCACACAACGACATTGATCGCATGAAGGCCTATGAGAAAGCTTTGACGACATGGGCTAGATGGGTGGAATCTAGTGTGGATCCTAGTAAAACGAAGGTCTTCTTCCAAGGTGTTTCTCCGGATCATATGAG ccaaaaattggacaaCCGTTGGATTGTGCAAGATTTTTTGATCAGAGGCTCCTGGAGAAGCCACGTGGCTTGTAACCATTGGGCAATGTGGGCTGGTGGgtccaacagtaaaaaaaaaattgaaaatcagctGCTAACGTCATGCTGA
- the LOC18782529 gene encoding protein trichome birefringence-like 43 yields MDIFGISTLVIVLSLLHHVHGDVTSTKGCDIFQGKWVYDASYPLYNSAKCSFIEKEFDCLKNGRPDKYYLKYRWQPTGCSLTRFNGQDFLQRFRGKSIMFVGDSLSLNQWQSLTCMLHTANPQTPYKLFRIGGLSTFTFPAYNVKVMFSRNAFLVDIIATKAGRVLKLDSIESGKMWKGIDFLIFNTWHWWLHSGRKQPWDLIQEGNRLYKDMDRLVAYKKGLNTWARWIDTNLDPKKTRVFFQGVSPDHNNGGDWGEPTAKHCEGQMRPVVGHQYPAGSHPAELVVERVLHSMSKPAYLLNVTTLSQLRKDGHPSVYGHGGHRDMDCSHWCLAGVPDTWNQLLYAALIQRKTN; encoded by the exons atggatATTTTTGGCATTAGCACACTTGTTATTGTGCTCTCTCTTCTGCACCATGTACATGGAGATGTAACTTCCACTAAAGGATGTGATATTTTCCAAGGAAAGTGGGTTTATGATGCATCATATCCTCTGTATAATTCAGCAAAATGCTCCTTCATAGAGAAGGAATTCGATTGCCTAAAGAATGGTCGTCCAGACAAATATTATCTTAAATATCGATGGCAGCCCACTGGTTGCAGCTTAACAAG GTTCAACGGTCAAGATTTCTTGCAAAGATTTAGAGGAAAGAGCATCATGTTTGTTGGGGACTCACTGAGCTTGAATCAATGGCAGTCACTCACTTGTATGCTTCATACAGCCAACCCACAAACCCCATATAAACTGTTCAGGATAGGAGGGCTATCCACATTCACATTCCCT GCATACAATGTGAAGGTCATGTTCTCTAGGAATGCGTTTCTGGTTGATATTATAGCAACAAAAGCTGGGCGAGTTCTTAAACTTGACTCTATTGAAAGTGGGAAAATGTGGAAGGGAATTGACTTCTTGATCTTCAACACATGGCATTGGTGGCTTCACAGTGGAAGGAAGCAACC TTGGGATCTAATTCAAGAAGGAAACCGCCTGTATAAAGACATGGATCGGTTGGTTGCGTATAAGAAGGGGCTCAACACTTGGGCTAGATGGATTGACACCAATTTggaccccaaaaaaacaagagtCTTCTTCCAAGGTGTTTCCCCAGATCATAATAA TGGAGGTGATTGGGGGGAGCCAACTGCAAAACATTGTGAGGGACAAATGCGACCAGTGGTTGGGCATCAGTATCCAGCAGGTTCACATCCAGCAGAGCTTGTAGTAGAAAGAGTGCTGCATTCTATGTCAAAGCCAGCTTATTTGCTTAACGTCACAACCCTTTCACAACTAAGAAAGGATGGCCATCCGTCTGTGTATGGTCACGGCGGTCACAGGGACATGGACTGCAGCCACTGGTGTCTGGCCGGAGTTCCTGATACTTGGAATCAACTTCTATATGCAGCTCTCatacaaagaaaaaccaacTAA
- the LOC18781584 gene encoding protein trichome birefringence-like 43, which translates to MHLSYTCTLLHYIICAYIPCELHQPSNLSFSDLMDAFAVGATTIALLVLSVLYQPVHGGLVGSDINGCDVSHGNWVFDDSYPLYAAPSCPFIENEFDCIKNGRPDKGYLKYRWQPSACNLPKFDGSRILTEFRGKSIMFIGDSLSLNQWQSLTCMLHTAVPKAKYTLVRTGGLSTFTFPEYNLKVLFSRNAFIVDIVASPGGRVLKLDSISTQDEELWLGIDVLIFNTWHWWLHTGRKQPWDLIRVGKQTYTDMNRLVAYEKALNTWASWVNSNVDPNKTKVFFQGVSPDHSNATEWSDPKAINCNAQSKPLPGPDYPGKAHPAEEVVEKVLRSMSKTVHLLDVTTLSQLRKDGHPSVYGLGGHRGMDCSHWCLAGVPDTWNVLLYAALTQN; encoded by the exons aTGCATTTATCATATACATGCACATTATTGCATTATATTATATGTGCCTATATACCCTGTGAGTTGCACCAACCTTctaatctctctttctctgatCTCATGGATGCTTTTGCAGTTGGTGCTACAACAATAGCACTGCTTGTGCTTTCTGTTCTGTATCAACCAGTTCATGGAGGGCTTGTAGGAAGTGATATCAACGGCTGTGATGTTTCTCATGGCAATTGGGTTTTTGATGATTCATATCCTCTTTATGCCGCGCCTAGCTGTCCCTTCATCGAAAACGAGTTTGATTGCATAAAGAACGGCCGCCCGGACAAAGGCTATCTAAAATATAGATGGCAGCCCTCTGCCTGCAACTTACCAAA ATTCGATGGTAGTCGAATTTTGACGGAATTTAGAGGGAAAAGCATCATGTTCATTGGGGACTCGTTGAGCTTGAACCAATGGCAGTCACTTACTTGCATGCTTCATACAGCTGTTCCAAAGGCCAAGTACACATTGGTCAGGACTGGAGGGCTCTCCACATTCACGTTTCCG GAATACAATCTTAAAGTGTTGTTCTCCCGCAATGCCTTTATTGTGGATATCGTAGCCTCACCTGGTGGCCGAGTCCTCAAGCTTGACTCAATCTCAACTCAGGATGAGGAACTGTGGTTGGGAATCGACGTATTGATCTTCAACACGTGGCATTGGTGGCTTCACACCGGAAGAAAGCAACC ATGGGATTTGATTCGAGTGGGGAAACAAACTTACACGGACATGAATCGCTTGGTTGCATATGAGAAGGCACTGAACACTTGGGCTAGTTGGGTAAATTCCAATGTGGATCCCAACAAAACCAAGGTCTTCTTCCAAGGTGTTTCTCCAGATCACAGCAA TGCAACAGAGTGGAGTGATCCTAAGGCAATAAACTGCAATGCCCAATCAAAACCACTTCCAGGTCCAGATTATCCAGGAAAAGCACATCCAGCAGAGGAAGTAGTAGAGAAAGTGTTACGTAGCATGTCAAAGACAGTCCATTTGCTGGATGTTACAACTCTTTCACAACTTAGAAAAGATGGGCACCCATCTGTCTACGGCCTTGGCGGGCACCGGGGCATGGACTGCAGTCATTGGTGTTTAGCTGGAGTTCCTGATACTTGGAATGTTCTTCTTTATGCAGCTCTTACTCAAAATTAG